A single window of Streptomyces griseoviridis DNA harbors:
- a CDS encoding carbohydrate ABC transporter permease, producing MTTANPLVRRPWRLAAEASALLIAVVVAFPLYWMVLGAFKPADEIESSEPRPWTTAPTLDSFRRVFEQQEFGRYFLNSVIVAGSVVIASALIAFLAATAVTRFRFRFRTTLLIMFLVAQMVPVEALTIPLFFLMRDMGQLNTLGALILPHLAFSLPFAIWMLRGFVKAVPEALEEAAYIDGASRARFLWQILFPLVLPGLVATSVFSFISAWNDFLFAKSFIISDTSQSTLPMALLVFFKPDEPDWGGVMAASTVMTIPVLVFFVLVQRRLVSGLGGAVKD from the coding sequence GTGACCACCGCAAACCCGCTCGTCCGGCGCCCCTGGCGGCTCGCGGCCGAGGCGTCGGCGCTCCTCATCGCCGTCGTCGTCGCCTTCCCGCTCTACTGGATGGTGCTCGGCGCCTTCAAACCGGCCGACGAGATCGAGTCGAGCGAGCCCAGGCCGTGGACGACCGCCCCCACCCTCGACTCCTTCCGGCGCGTCTTCGAACAACAGGAATTCGGCCGGTACTTCCTCAACAGCGTGATCGTCGCGGGCAGTGTCGTCATCGCCTCCGCGCTCATCGCGTTCCTCGCCGCGACCGCCGTCACCCGATTCCGGTTCCGCTTCAGGACCACCCTCCTCATCATGTTTCTCGTCGCCCAGATGGTGCCCGTCGAGGCGCTCACCATCCCGCTGTTCTTCCTCATGCGGGACATGGGCCAACTCAACACCCTGGGCGCCCTGATCCTGCCCCACCTCGCCTTCTCGCTGCCGTTCGCGATCTGGATGCTGCGCGGATTCGTGAAAGCGGTGCCGGAGGCGCTGGAGGAAGCCGCCTACATCGACGGCGCGAGCCGCGCCCGCTTTCTCTGGCAGATCCTTTTCCCGCTCGTCCTGCCCGGCCTGGTCGCGACGAGCGTGTTCTCCTTCATCTCGGCCTGGAACGACTTCCTGTTCGCCAAGTCCTTCATCATCAGCGACACCTCCCAATCGACGCTGCCGATGGCCCTGCTGGTCTTCTTCAAGCCGGACGAGCCGGACTGGGGCGGCGTGATGGCCGCGTCCACCGTGATGACGATCCCCGTCCTGGTCTTCTTCGTACTCGTACAGCGACGCCTGGTCTCAGGACTGGGCGGAGCGGTCAAGGACTGA
- a CDS encoding carbohydrate ABC transporter permease: protein MTTDTPVAAVRGRTRPADGRSRATPRPPRRTGPGPRGRAGGIPWLYLAPALVVLGALLVYPIYQLGLISLFHYTQAQVSGGQPATFEGLGNYRRLLADEQFWQVLGATVVFAAACVLSTLAVGCALAVLLTRVRALPRLALMLAALGAWATPAVTGSTVWLFLFDPDFGPVNRLLGLGDHSWTYGRFSAFFLVLLEVVWCSFPFVMVTVYAGIRSVPAEVLEAASLDGASQWRIWRSVLAPMLRPILTVVTIQSVIWDFKVFTQIYVMTGGGGIAGQNLVLNVYAYQQAFASSQYSLGSAIGVVMLLILLAVTLVYLRLLRRQGEEL from the coding sequence ATGACCACCGACACCCCCGTGGCCGCGGTCCGCGGGCGGACGCGGCCCGCGGACGGCCGGTCACGCGCCACACCCCGCCCGCCCCGACGCACCGGACCAGGACCGCGCGGCCGGGCGGGCGGCATCCCCTGGCTGTATCTCGCCCCCGCCCTCGTCGTCCTCGGCGCCCTGCTCGTCTACCCGATCTACCAACTCGGCCTGATCTCGCTCTTCCACTACACCCAGGCCCAGGTGAGCGGCGGACAACCGGCCACCTTCGAAGGGCTCGGCAACTACCGCCGGCTCCTCGCCGACGAGCAGTTCTGGCAGGTGCTCGGCGCCACCGTCGTCTTCGCCGCCGCCTGCGTCCTGTCGACCCTCGCCGTCGGCTGCGCCCTCGCCGTGCTCCTCACCCGGGTGCGCGCGCTGCCCAGGCTCGCCCTGATGCTCGCCGCGCTCGGCGCGTGGGCCACCCCCGCCGTCACCGGCTCCACCGTCTGGCTGTTCCTCTTCGACCCCGACTTCGGCCCCGTCAACCGGCTCCTCGGGCTCGGCGACCACTCCTGGACCTACGGCCGCTTCAGCGCCTTCTTCCTGGTCCTGCTCGAAGTGGTCTGGTGCTCCTTCCCGTTCGTGATGGTCACCGTCTACGCCGGCATCCGCTCGGTGCCCGCCGAAGTGCTGGAGGCCGCCTCCCTCGACGGCGCCTCCCAGTGGCGGATCTGGCGCTCGGTGCTCGCGCCGATGCTGCGGCCCATCCTGACCGTCGTCACCATCCAGTCGGTGATCTGGGACTTCAAGGTCTTCACCCAGATCTACGTCATGACGGGCGGCGGCGGCATCGCCGGACAGAACCTCGTCCTGAACGTGTACGCCTACCAACAGGCCTTCGCCTCCTCGCAGTACAGCCTCGGCTCGGCGATCGGCGTCGTGATGCTGCTCATCCTGCTCGCCGTGACCCTCGTCTACCTGCGGCTGCTGCGCCGGCAGGGGGAGGAACTGTGA
- a CDS encoding extracellular solute-binding protein translates to MTFAPRRAALLTSLVAAALTATACAPQTSSDSSSGKDDQSGTLRVWLFQEVGNKPKEKVVDSVVADFEKAHKGTKVAIEYIPVETRAQRVKAAFNDPASAPDVMEYGNTDTAGYVQDGGLLDVSADFADWSEAKDSDPTAKQSVTVDGKVYGVPYYVGVRALYYRTDIFDELGVKAPKSMAELASTARKIRAAKPDLYGLVVGGAYTYGAMPFVWANGGELATGKGGSYASAIDSEDARKGIKAYTGLFSDDNCPAAKCAGMGGNDTVTAFAAGKAGMAIGGDFSHAAVEAGKVKGKYAVVPLPGVAPGSVAPAFAGGNNIGVLKSTSHRTLAVALMEQLAAKKTQSEMFDAMGFLPTFTDVRDKIAAKQPYVKPFVDTLAAGTKFVPASPAWSQIDSSLVLPTMFQEVISGKKDVEKASADAAKKMNDAFGSAG, encoded by the coding sequence ATGACGTTCGCCCCCCGACGCGCCGCGCTGCTGACCTCCCTGGTCGCCGCCGCCCTCACCGCCACCGCATGTGCCCCGCAGACCTCATCCGACTCCTCGTCCGGCAAGGACGACCAGAGCGGCACCCTGCGGGTGTGGCTGTTCCAGGAGGTCGGCAACAAGCCGAAGGAGAAGGTCGTCGACTCCGTCGTCGCCGACTTCGAGAAGGCGCACAAGGGGACGAAGGTCGCCATCGAGTACATTCCGGTCGAGACCCGCGCCCAGCGCGTCAAGGCCGCCTTCAACGACCCCGCGTCGGCCCCCGACGTCATGGAGTACGGCAACACCGACACCGCCGGATACGTCCAGGACGGCGGACTCCTCGACGTCTCCGCCGACTTCGCCGACTGGAGCGAGGCCAAGGACAGCGACCCCACCGCCAAACAGTCGGTCACCGTCGACGGCAAGGTCTACGGCGTCCCCTACTACGTCGGCGTCCGCGCCCTCTACTACCGCACCGACATCTTCGACGAACTCGGCGTCAAGGCCCCCAAGTCCATGGCCGAACTCGCCTCCACCGCACGCAAGATCCGTGCCGCGAAGCCGGACCTCTACGGACTCGTGGTCGGCGGCGCCTACACCTACGGCGCCATGCCGTTCGTCTGGGCCAACGGCGGTGAACTCGCCACCGGCAAGGGCGGCTCCTACGCCTCCGCGATCGACAGCGAGGACGCCCGGAAGGGCATCAAGGCCTACACCGGCCTCTTCAGCGACGACAACTGCCCCGCCGCCAAGTGCGCGGGAATGGGCGGCAACGACACCGTCACCGCGTTCGCCGCGGGCAAGGCGGGCATGGCGATCGGCGGCGACTTCAGCCACGCCGCCGTCGAGGCGGGCAAGGTCAAGGGCAAGTACGCGGTCGTGCCGCTGCCCGGCGTCGCCCCCGGCTCCGTCGCCCCCGCCTTCGCGGGCGGCAACAACATCGGCGTCCTCAAGAGCACCTCCCACCGCACCCTCGCGGTCGCCCTGATGGAACAACTCGCCGCGAAGAAGACCCAGAGCGAGATGTTCGACGCGATGGGCTTCCTGCCGACGTTCACCGACGTCCGCGACAAGATCGCCGCCAAGCAGCCCTACGTCAAGCCGTTCGTCGACACCCTCGCCGCCGGCACCAAGTTCGTCCCCGCCTCACCCGCCTGGTCGCAGATCGACTCCTCGCTGGTACTGCCGACCATGTTCCAGGAGGTCATCAGCGGCAAGAAGGACGTCGAGAAGGCCTCCGCCGACGCCGCCAAGAAGATGAACGACGCCTTCGGCTCCGCCGGGTGA